The genomic DNA GTCGCAGGGTGCTCACCACGTGACCTCCGCGGCGTCGCAGGGCTCGTCGTTGTGGGTGACTTCGACGATCGCTCCTGAGCGCAGGCGCACGACCCGGTCCGCCATCGCGGCGATCGCGGTGTGTGTGACGTTCACCACCGTCGTCGCCCGCTCGCGGTTGCGGTGCTGGAGCACGCCGAGGACCTGCCGTCCGGTCTCCAGGTCCAGCGCACCCGTGGGCTCGTCGCACAGCAGCAGGTCCGGCTCGGGCGCGAGCGCTCTTGAGATCGCGACGCGCTGCTGCTCGCCGCCCGAGAGCTCCGACGGGAAGTGGTCTGCGCGCTCGGCCAGACCGACGACGGCGAGCGTCTCGGCGGTCCGCGTGGCGTCATGACCGGTCAGCTCGGCCACGAGCTGGACGTTCTCGTGCGCAGTCAGTGCCGGGATCAGGTTGAAGAACTGGAAGACGAAGCCGATGTGGTCGCGCCGGTAGGCGGTGCGACCG from Euzebyales bacterium includes the following:
- a CDS encoding ABC transporter ATP-binding protein, with amino-acid sequence VDALSGVDLEIARGELVVLLGPSGSGKTTLLNVIGGIEPATSGTVDVAGVDLVGLDDDGRTAYRRDHIGFVFQFFNLIPALTAHENVQLVAELTGHDATRTAETLAVVGLAERADHFPSELSGGEQQRVAISRALAPEPDLLLCDEPTGALDLETGRQVLGVLQHRNRERATTVVNVTHTAIAAMADRVVRLRSGAIVEVTHNDEPCDAAEVTW